A region of Mesorhizobium sp. AR02 DNA encodes the following proteins:
- a CDS encoding transglycosylase domain-containing protein, giving the protein MANRRDSRIEPSFEGPPQARSQPGLSVSEEDRVVPSNRKASAKRKSAKAKSSRGGRGRSRRGLFGVLGRLFYWCFVLAIWGGIAVAGVVIYYGAKMPAATTWSIPDRAPNIKIVSADGQLLANRGISGGEAVGLHEMSPYIPEAVIAIEDRRFYSHFGVDPIGLSRAMVTNLLGGHFSQGGSTLTQQLAKNLFLKPDRTLERKVQEVLLALWLEHKHTKDQILEMYLNRVYFGSGAYGVEAASRRYFGKSARDVTLSEAALLAGLLKAPSKLSPARDPKAAEERSQLVLAAMRDEGKISDKEFKTALSAPATRSPSYWTGSENYVADTIMEELPDLIGDVRGDIVIDSTVDLNLQKLAEQSIRRLIDESGKKLNVTQGALVSIDDSGAVRAMVGGYDYSTSQFDRASEARRQPGSAFKPFVYMAALEAGRTPDSTRNDAPIRIGNWTPDNYGGKYFGKVTLATALAKSLNSVAAQLTMEVGPNAVVEAAHRMGIQSDLQANTSIALGTSEVTPLELTSAYVPFANGGYKPDIHFIRRVTTAEGKVLYDSGGGNAPRVVKPEIVGMMNSMMMGTVEFGSAKKAAFAWPSAGKTGTSQNSRDAWFVGYTANLTTGVWFGNDDGTAMKKVTGGALPAQAWHEFMVAAHEGVPVRPLPGTWKSTPADTIVPDDIPSADNNQPAPVPSASVGQQVPSAQAAAPAARAPAPARVARPAQTVDADGFNMPADDGTTASVGHPVPPGNVGGPLKKKQTSILDILGGG; this is encoded by the coding sequence ATGGCGAACCGCAGAGACAGCCGCATCGAGCCCAGTTTCGAGGGACCGCCACAGGCGCGATCCCAGCCGGGCCTTTCGGTGAGCGAGGAGGACCGCGTCGTGCCGAGCAACCGCAAAGCCTCCGCAAAGCGCAAATCGGCGAAGGCGAAATCGTCGCGCGGCGGGCGTGGCAGAAGCCGGCGCGGCCTGTTCGGCGTGCTCGGCCGGCTGTTCTACTGGTGCTTCGTGCTCGCCATCTGGGGCGGCATCGCGGTGGCGGGCGTCGTCATCTACTACGGCGCCAAGATGCCGGCGGCCACGACCTGGTCGATCCCCGACCGCGCCCCCAACATCAAGATCGTCTCGGCCGATGGCCAGTTGCTCGCTAACAGGGGCATAAGCGGCGGCGAAGCGGTCGGCCTGCACGAAATGTCGCCTTACATTCCGGAAGCCGTCATCGCCATCGAGGACCGCCGGTTCTATTCGCATTTCGGCGTCGATCCGATCGGCTTGTCGCGCGCCATGGTGACCAATCTGCTTGGCGGGCATTTCTCGCAAGGTGGCTCGACGCTGACGCAGCAATTGGCCAAGAATCTGTTCCTGAAGCCCGACCGCACGCTGGAGCGCAAGGTGCAGGAGGTGCTTCTGGCGTTGTGGCTGGAGCACAAGCACACCAAGGACCAGATCCTCGAAATGTACCTCAATCGGGTCTATTTCGGCTCCGGCGCCTATGGTGTCGAGGCGGCGTCGCGACGTTATTTCGGCAAGAGCGCGCGCGATGTCACGCTGTCAGAGGCCGCCCTGCTTGCCGGCCTGTTGAAAGCGCCATCGAAGTTGTCGCCGGCACGTGATCCGAAAGCTGCCGAGGAGCGCTCGCAACTGGTGCTCGCCGCCATGCGCGATGAAGGCAAGATCAGCGACAAGGAATTCAAGACAGCACTCAGCGCTCCGGCGACGCGTTCGCCGTCCTACTGGACCGGCTCGGAAAACTACGTCGCCGACACCATCATGGAAGAACTGCCCGACCTGATCGGCGACGTGCGCGGCGACATCGTCATCGACTCTACTGTCGACCTGAACCTGCAGAAGCTTGCCGAACAGTCGATCCGCCGGCTGATCGATGAAAGCGGCAAGAAGCTCAACGTTACCCAGGGCGCGCTGGTGTCGATCGACGATTCCGGCGCGGTGCGCGCCATGGTCGGCGGCTACGACTATTCGACCAGCCAGTTCGACCGCGCCTCGGAAGCGCGCCGCCAGCCGGGGTCGGCATTCAAGCCGTTCGTCTATATGGCGGCACTCGAAGCAGGCCGTACGCCCGACAGCACGCGCAACGATGCGCCGATCAGGATCGGCAACTGGACACCCGACAATTACGGCGGAAAGTACTTTGGCAAGGTCACCCTGGCGACGGCGCTGGCTAAGTCGCTGAACTCGGTTGCCGCGCAATTGACCATGGAGGTCGGGCCGAACGCCGTCGTCGAGGCCGCGCACCGCATGGGCATCCAGTCCGATCTGCAGGCCAACACCTCGATCGCGCTCGGCACCTCGGAGGTGACGCCGCTGGAACTGACCTCGGCCTATGTTCCGTTCGCCAATGGCGGCTACAAGCCGGACATCCACTTCATCCGCCGGGTGACGACCGCGGAGGGCAAGGTGCTCTATGACAGCGGCGGCGGCAACGCGCCCCGCGTGGTCAAACCCGAGATCGTCGGCATGATGAACTCGATGATGATGGGCACGGTCGAATTCGGTTCGGCAAAGAAGGCGGCCTTTGCCTGGCCGTCGGCCGGCAAGACCGGCACCAGCCAGAATTCGCGCGATGCCTGGTTTGTCGGCTACACCGCCAATCTCACCACCGGCGTCTGGTTCGGCAATGATGACGGCACGGCGATGAAGAAGGTCACCGGCGGCGCGCTGCCGGCGCAGGCGTGGCACGAATTCATGGTCGCCGCCCATGAGGGTGTGCCGGTGCGGCCGCTGCCCGGCACCTGGAAATCGACGCCGGCCGATACGATCGTGCCCGACGACATACCTTCGGCCGACAACAACCAGCCGGCGCCGGTTCCTTCAGCGTCGGTTGGCCAGCAGGTGCCATCAGCGCAGGCAGCCGCGCCGGCGGCCCGAGCGCCAGCGCCAGCCCGCGTGGCGCGGCCTGCCCAGACCGTCGATGCCGATGGCTTCAACATGCCGGCGGATGACGGCACCACCGCCTCGGTTGGCCATCCGGTGCCTCCAGGCAATGTTGGCGGTCCGCTGAAGAAGAAGCAGACCTCGATCCTGGATATCCTGGGCGGCGGCTGA
- a CDS encoding M20/M25/M40 family metallo-hydrolase, whose amino-acid sequence MSAVSPVLDRLDKNLDQSLERLFGLLRIKSISTDPAYAADCRKAAEWLVAELKLIGFDASVRDTPGHPMVVAHHEGPAGAPHVLFYGHYDVQPVDPIELWESDPFAPAIKEVGPDHKVITGRGSADDKGQLMTFVEACRAWKQVHGNLPCRVTILFEGEEESGSPSLKPFLEANADELKADFALVCDTGMWDRDTPSICVGLRGLVGEEITVKAADRDLHSGLYGGAAANPIRILAKVLADIHDKDGHITIPGFYDGVEETPTQVLKSWETLGETAETFLGPVGLSIPSGEKGRSVLELTWARPTAEFNGIIGGYTGKGFKTVIAAEASAKVSFRLVHKQDPKKIRAAFQKFVRERIPADCSVEFHPHGGSPAIQLSYDSPFLAKAKNALSDEWPKPAVTTGSGGSIPVVGDFQTYLGMESLLVGFGLDDDRIHSPNEKYELSSFHKGQRSWARILDALTR is encoded by the coding sequence ATGTCCGCAGTTTCCCCCGTCCTCGACCGTCTCGACAAGAATCTCGACCAGAGCCTGGAGCGGCTGTTCGGCCTGCTCAGGATCAAGTCGATCTCCACCGATCCGGCCTATGCCGCCGACTGCCGCAAGGCGGCGGAATGGCTGGTGGCGGAACTCAAGCTGATCGGCTTCGATGCCAGCGTGCGCGACACGCCAGGCCACCCGATGGTGGTGGCGCATCATGAGGGGCCGGCCGGCGCGCCGCATGTGCTGTTCTATGGCCATTACGACGTGCAGCCGGTCGACCCGATCGAATTGTGGGAAAGCGATCCGTTCGCGCCTGCCATCAAGGAGGTCGGGCCCGACCACAAGGTCATCACCGGGCGCGGCTCGGCCGACGACAAGGGCCAGCTGATGACCTTTGTCGAGGCTTGCCGCGCCTGGAAGCAGGTGCATGGCAATCTGCCATGCCGCGTCACCATCCTGTTCGAGGGCGAGGAGGAGTCCGGTTCGCCGTCGCTGAAACCATTCCTCGAGGCCAATGCCGACGAGCTCAAGGCCGACTTCGCGCTGGTTTGCGATACCGGCATGTGGGACCGCGACACGCCATCGATCTGCGTCGGGCTGCGCGGGCTGGTCGGCGAGGAGATCACGGTGAAGGCCGCCGACCGCGACCTGCATTCGGGCCTCTATGGCGGTGCCGCCGCCAACCCGATCCGCATCCTGGCCAAGGTGCTCGCCGACATCCACGACAAGGATGGCCACATCACCATCCCCGGCTTCTATGACGGCGTCGAGGAAACGCCGACGCAGGTGCTGAAATCCTGGGAGACGCTGGGCGAGACGGCCGAGACCTTCCTCGGGCCTGTCGGCCTGTCGATCCCGTCCGGCGAAAAGGGCCGTTCGGTGCTGGAACTCACCTGGGCGCGGCCGACCGCCGAGTTCAACGGCATCATCGGCGGCTATACCGGCAAGGGGTTCAAGACGGTGATCGCGGCGGAAGCATCGGCGAAAGTCTCGTTCCGCCTTGTCCACAAGCAGGATCCCAAGAAAATCCGAGCCGCCTTCCAGAAATTCGTCAGGGAGCGCATCCCGGCCGACTGTTCGGTCGAATTCCACCCGCATGGCGGCTCGCCGGCAATCCAGCTGTCCTATGATTCACCATTCCTGGCCAAGGCCAAGAACGCGCTGTCGGACGAATGGCCGAAGCCGGCGGTGACGACCGGCAGCGGCGGCTCGATCCCCGTGGTCGGCGACTTCCAGACCTATCTCGGCATGGAATCGCTGCTGGTCGGCTTCGGCCTCGACGACGACCGCATCCACTCGCCCAACGAGAAATACGAACTCTCGTCCTTCCATAAGGGCCAGCGCTCCTGGGCGCGTATTCTTGATGCACTGACGCGCTAA
- a CDS encoding GlsB/YeaQ/YmgE family stress response membrane protein, with the protein MGVESLLVFIIIGAIAGWLAGLIVSGFGFGLIGNIIVGIVGAFIAGWLLPRIGFSIGGGILASIIHATIGAIILLVLVKVLKRA; encoded by the coding sequence ATGGGTGTCGAAAGCCTTCTCGTCTTCATCATCATTGGTGCCATCGCCGGCTGGCTTGCCGGTCTCATCGTTTCTGGTTTCGGCTTCGGCCTGATCGGCAACATCATCGTCGGCATCGTCGGCGCGTTTATCGCCGGCTGGCTGTTGCCGCGGATCGGCTTTTCCATCGGCGGCGGCATTCTCGCTTCCATCATCCACGCCACGATCGGCGCCATCATCCTTCTGGTGCTGGTCAAGGTCCTGAAGCGAGCGTGA
- a CDS encoding acyltransferase family protein gives MIDKSEEHGWRPEIQGLRGVAVALVVFFHLWPTALPGGYVGVDVFFVISGFLITGLLARMATAGGHAWLITFYSRRVRRLLPAAILALLVTLAGTLVFLSKARWEETAIQVAASALYVQNWRLALQAVDYLGAAEAPSPVQHYWSLSIEEQFYIVWPVLMAAAIWLARRLGRPPKNVLLVALALVFIGSLAASVVVTRTDPAWAYFVTHTRLWELALGGLLALAGERFAAPAPLRIAMTAAGTGAIVASAFLFSASTPFPGLHALLPTLGAVLVIAAGDIGLGRFRGLDLAILRYVGDRSYSIYLWHWPLIVFYTALRPAVGLLAGLGLITLTLAISELSYRYVEQRYRRPRSGAEWHPLTYGSAAIAVCVAASGGLGYALDRQGVDIGLIGTPRYPGPAALLANAAVPGGVELLPPLGKLKRDVPVVYRLKCHQEQDSTEPVGCQLGDPQGTRTIVVTGDSHAAQWVPAIDKIARDHKWKLVTFTKAACPFTRAAVTENGQPYEACAQWRDNVLAEIGKLRPELMFTSQSRYSDTPEPAMIEGLRSIWSELNKAGVKIIAIRNTPFVKFDPGDCLAADPDKCVTARKEVEASNVFALAAGPLPDVRVVDMNDALCGKETCAAVVGNIIVWRDYHHMTATYALALAPYLAKAAGL, from the coding sequence TTGATCGATAAAAGCGAGGAGCATGGCTGGCGCCCCGAAATCCAGGGGCTGCGCGGCGTCGCCGTCGCTCTCGTGGTGTTTTTTCATCTCTGGCCCACGGCGCTTCCGGGCGGCTATGTCGGGGTCGACGTGTTCTTCGTCATTTCGGGCTTTCTCATCACCGGCCTGCTTGCCCGCATGGCGACCGCCGGCGGCCACGCCTGGCTGATAACCTTCTATTCGCGACGGGTGCGGCGGCTGTTGCCGGCGGCGATCCTGGCCCTTCTCGTCACGCTCGCCGGTACGCTGGTCTTTCTGTCCAAGGCGCGATGGGAAGAGACGGCGATCCAGGTCGCTGCCAGCGCGCTCTATGTGCAGAACTGGCGGCTTGCCTTGCAGGCGGTCGACTATCTCGGGGCGGCGGAAGCGCCAAGCCCGGTGCAGCACTACTGGTCGCTATCGATCGAGGAGCAGTTCTATATCGTCTGGCCGGTGCTGATGGCGGCGGCGATCTGGCTGGCGCGGCGCCTCGGGCGGCCCCCGAAAAACGTATTGCTGGTGGCACTGGCCCTTGTTTTTATCGGGTCTTTGGCCGCCTCTGTGGTCGTGACCCGGACTGACCCGGCCTGGGCCTATTTCGTCACCCATACGCGCCTGTGGGAACTGGCGCTGGGCGGGCTGCTGGCGCTGGCCGGCGAACGATTTGCGGCACCAGCGCCGTTACGCATTGCGATGACGGCGGCTGGCACCGGCGCGATCGTGGCTTCGGCGTTCCTGTTTTCCGCCTCGACACCGTTTCCAGGCCTTCACGCCTTGCTGCCGACACTGGGCGCCGTGCTGGTCATAGCGGCCGGGGATATCGGGCTTGGCCGGTTCCGCGGCCTCGATCTCGCGATCCTGCGCTATGTCGGCGACCGCTCCTATTCGATCTATCTCTGGCACTGGCCACTGATCGTCTTCTACACAGCACTTCGCCCGGCCGTCGGATTGCTTGCGGGCCTTGGACTGATCACGCTGACGCTCGCCATCTCAGAACTGTCATACCGCTATGTCGAACAGCGGTACCGCCGGCCACGGTCAGGCGCGGAATGGCACCCGCTGACCTATGGTTCGGCTGCAATTGCCGTTTGCGTCGCCGCGTCCGGCGGGCTTGGCTACGCACTCGACCGTCAAGGCGTCGACATCGGCCTGATCGGAACCCCTAGATATCCCGGGCCTGCCGCGCTGCTTGCCAATGCCGCGGTTCCGGGCGGTGTCGAGCTGCTGCCGCCGCTTGGCAAGCTGAAGCGCGACGTGCCGGTCGTCTACCGCCTGAAATGCCACCAGGAGCAGGACAGCACGGAGCCGGTAGGCTGCCAGCTTGGCGACCCCCAGGGGACCCGGACCATTGTCGTCACCGGCGATTCGCACGCGGCGCAATGGGTTCCCGCCATCGACAAGATCGCCAGGGACCACAAATGGAAACTGGTCACCTTCACCAAGGCGGCTTGCCCGTTCACCCGTGCCGCGGTGACGGAGAATGGCCAGCCGTATGAAGCCTGCGCGCAATGGCGCGACAATGTGCTGGCCGAGATCGGCAAGCTGCGGCCCGAGTTGATGTTCACCAGCCAGTCGCGCTATTCCGATACGCCGGAGCCGGCGATGATCGAAGGCCTGCGCAGCATCTGGAGCGAGTTGAACAAAGCCGGCGTGAAGATCATCGCCATCCGCAACACGCCCTTCGTCAAGTTCGATCCGGGCGACTGCCTGGCCGCCGACCCCGACAAATGCGTCACCGCGCGAAAGGAGGTGGAGGCAAGCAACGTCTTTGCGCTTGCCGCCGGGCCATTGCCTGATGTCCGTGTCGTCGACATGAACGATGCCTTGTGCGGCAAGGAAACGTGCGCCGCTGTCGTCGGCAACATCATCGTCTGGCGTGACTATCACCATATGACGGCGACCTACGCGCTGGCGCTGGCGCCCTATCTGGCGAAGGCGGCGGGCCTCTAA
- a CDS encoding SDR family NAD(P)-dependent oxidoreductase, giving the protein MAELDTRKTIVLTGASRGIGHATVKRFSREGWRVITCSRQAFAEDCPWPAGPEDHIKVDLADQEDVGIAVSEIRHRLEAHGGQLHALVNNAGISPKLKDGNSRMDSIDTPMHVWRDVFQVNFFAPIMLARGLFKELAAAKGSIVNVTSIAGTRVHPFAGTAYATSKAALGSLTREMAHDFGPHGIRVNAIAPGEIDTAILSPGTEKIVETIPLRRLGTTAEVADIIFFLCSQQASYVTGSEIHINGGQHV; this is encoded by the coding sequence ATGGCTGAACTCGACACCAGAAAAACCATCGTGCTGACCGGCGCCAGCCGCGGCATCGGCCACGCCACGGTCAAGCGTTTTTCGCGCGAGGGCTGGCGCGTCATCACCTGTTCGCGCCAGGCCTTTGCCGAGGATTGCCCGTGGCCTGCGGGCCCGGAGGACCACATCAAGGTCGATCTCGCCGACCAGGAAGATGTCGGCATCGCCGTCTCGGAAATCCGTCACCGGCTGGAAGCGCATGGCGGCCAGTTGCATGCGCTGGTCAACAATGCCGGCATTTCGCCAAAGCTCAAGGACGGCAACAGCCGCATGGACTCGATCGACACGCCGATGCATGTCTGGCGTGACGTGTTCCAGGTCAATTTCTTCGCGCCGATCATGCTGGCGCGCGGGCTGTTCAAGGAACTGGCGGCGGCCAAGGGTTCGATCGTCAACGTCACTTCGATCGCCGGCACCCGCGTGCATCCTTTCGCCGGCACCGCCTATGCAACTTCGAAGGCCGCACTTGGTTCGCTGACGCGTGAGATGGCGCATGATTTCGGCCCGCATGGCATCCGCGTCAACGCCATCGCGCCGGGCGAGATCGACACCGCGATCCTGTCGCCGGGCACGGAAAAGATCGTCGAGACGATCCCGCTGCGACGCCTCGGCACCACGGCCGAGGTCGCCGACATCATCTTCTTCCTGTGCTCGCAGCAGGCCTCCTATGTGACCGGCTCGGAAATCCACATCAATGGCGGCCAGCACGTTTAG
- a CDS encoding ribonuclease D produces the protein MADIRFHKHDLPDLSHYNVEAVAIDTETLGLNPHRDRLCVVQISPGDGSADVIQIAPGQKKAPNLVSLLKNRNVTKLFHFGRFDLAVLYNAFGVMPEPVFCTKIASRLTRTYTDRHGLKDICFELLGVGLSKAQQSSDWAAETLSPEQLEYAASDVLYLHRLRDVLAGRLAREGRTKEADACFRFLPTRAKLDLMGWDEEDIFAHS, from the coding sequence ATGGCCGATATCCGTTTCCACAAGCATGATCTGCCCGACCTTTCGCATTACAATGTCGAGGCGGTGGCCATCGACACCGAGACGCTGGGTCTGAACCCACATCGCGACCGGTTGTGCGTGGTGCAGATTTCGCCGGGCGACGGCAGTGCCGACGTCATTCAGATCGCACCCGGACAGAAGAAGGCGCCGAACCTCGTCAGCCTGCTGAAGAACCGCAACGTGACGAAGCTCTTCCATTTCGGCCGGTTTGACCTGGCCGTGCTTTACAACGCGTTTGGGGTGATGCCCGAACCGGTGTTCTGCACCAAGATCGCCTCGCGGTTGACCCGCACTTACACCGACCGGCACGGGCTGAAGGATATCTGCTTCGAGCTTCTCGGCGTCGGCCTGTCCAAGGCGCAGCAATCGTCGGACTGGGCGGCCGAGACGCTGTCGCCCGAGCAGCTCGAATATGCCGCCTCCGATGTGCTCTATTTGCACCGGCTGCGCGATGTGCTGGCCGGGCGGCTGGCGCGCGAGGGGCGGACCAAGGAAGCCGATGCCTGCTTCCGCTTCCTGCCGACACGGGCCAAGCTTGACCTGATGGGCTGGGACGAAGAGGATATCTTCGCTCACAGCTGA
- a CDS encoding Fur family transcriptional regulator translates to MAARDVLTKNQVCVLEKLEAASGPLSAYTLLDQLRERGFRAPLQVYRALDTLVKSGFVHRLESINSFVACAEPHDHSHSMTAFAICDTCGQVTEMSDHDVDHRLNEWVHSTGFAAKKAVIEFRGTCAKCRAEAA, encoded by the coding sequence ATGGCGGCAAGGGATGTGCTGACGAAAAACCAGGTGTGCGTGCTCGAGAAGCTCGAGGCCGCCAGCGGGCCGCTCAGCGCCTACACCTTGCTTGACCAGTTGCGCGAACGCGGCTTCCGCGCCCCGCTGCAAGTCTATCGCGCGCTCGACACGCTGGTGAAATCCGGCTTCGTGCACCGGCTGGAAAGCATCAACTCCTTCGTCGCCTGCGCCGAGCCGCACGACCACAGCCATTCGATGACCGCCTTCGCCATCTGCGACACCTGCGGCCAGGTGACCGAAATGTCGGATCACGATGTCGACCACCGGCTGAACGAATGGGTTCATTCGACCGGCTTCGCCGCCAAGAAGGCGGTGATCGAATTCCGCGGGACGTGTGCGAAGTGCCGGGCCGAAGCGGCATGA
- the polA gene encoding DNA polymerase I, whose product MKKGDHLFLVDGSGYIFRAYHALPPLTRKSDGLPVGAVSGFCNMLWKLMQDARNTDVGIVPTHFAVIFDYSSKTFRNDLYPEYKANRSAPPEDLIPQFGLIRQATKAFNLPCIEIEGYEADDLIATYAKLACEAGGDTTIISSDKDLMQLVGATVGMYDPMKDRQIGIPEVIEKWGVPPEKMVDLQALTGDSVDNVPGVPGIGPKTAAQLLEQFGDLDGLLARAGEIKQDKRRESIIANTDKALISRQLVTLKNDVPVADGLDDFVLHAPDGPKLIGFLKTMEFTSLTRRVAEATSTEAGDVQAVAVTVERADNAHGPDVGAGAPVVARGGTEPGQANGAATATPTTDTAKQGDTPSLLSALRLERAAIRKIDTSAYQCIRDIATLKAWVAEAREAGVTAFDVRATSGDPMQAELIGMAIATAPGRAGYIPFAHKSGNGDLLGGGALENQIPLREALAVLKPLLEDKSVLKIAQNLKYDLVIMSRYGIDVAPFDDTMLISYVLDAGTPHGHGMDALAEKWLGHTPLQLKDVTGSGKSSVGFDQVDIDRATTHAAEDADVTLRLWLVLKPRLAAKGLVSVYERLERPLVPVLARMEQRGISVDRQILSRLSGELAQGAARLEEEIYQLIGERINIGSPKQLGDILFGRMGLPGGSKTKTGQWSTSAQLLEDLAAEGHELPRKIVDWRQLTKLKSTYTDALPGFIHPDTRRVHTSYALAATTTGRLSSSDPNLQNIPVRTSEGRKIRTAFIADKGNRLVSADYSQIELRVLAHVAEIPQLRQAFADGADIHAITASEMFNVPVEGMPSEIRRRAKAINFGIIYGISAFGLANQLSIPREEASNYIKKYFERFPGIRDYIEETKAYAREHGFVETIFGRRIHYPDIRSSNPSLRAFNERASINARLQGTAADIIRRAMVRMEEALDKAKLSARMLLQVHDELIFETVEAEVEATIPVVRHVMENAAMPAVSMSVPLHVDARAANNWDEAH is encoded by the coding sequence ATGAAAAAAGGCGATCATCTCTTCCTTGTCGACGGTTCCGGCTACATCTTCCGGGCCTACCACGCACTGCCGCCGCTGACGCGCAAATCCGACGGCCTGCCGGTCGGTGCCGTTTCCGGTTTCTGCAACATGCTGTGGAAGCTGATGCAGGATGCCCGCAACACCGATGTAGGCATTGTGCCGACGCATTTCGCGGTCATTTTCGACTATTCCTCGAAAACCTTCCGCAACGACCTCTACCCCGAATACAAGGCCAACCGTTCCGCGCCGCCGGAGGACCTGATCCCGCAATTCGGCCTTATCCGGCAGGCAACCAAGGCGTTCAACCTGCCGTGCATCGAGATCGAAGGTTATGAAGCCGACGACCTCATCGCCACTTATGCCAAGCTGGCCTGCGAGGCCGGCGGCGACACCACCATCATCTCCTCTGACAAGGATTTGATGCAACTGGTCGGCGCCACGGTCGGCATGTACGACCCGATGAAGGACCGTCAGATCGGCATCCCCGAAGTCATCGAGAAATGGGGCGTGCCGCCGGAAAAGATGGTCGACCTGCAGGCACTGACCGGCGATTCGGTCGACAATGTGCCTGGCGTGCCCGGCATCGGCCCGAAGACGGCGGCGCAACTGCTGGAGCAGTTCGGCGACCTCGACGGGCTGCTGGCCCGCGCCGGCGAGATCAAGCAGGACAAGAGGCGCGAATCGATCATCGCCAACACCGACAAGGCGCTGATCTCGCGCCAGCTGGTGACGCTGAAGAACGACGTGCCGGTAGCCGACGGGCTGGACGATTTCGTCCTGCATGCCCCGGACGGGCCGAAGCTGATCGGCTTCCTCAAGACCATGGAATTCACCTCGCTGACCCGCCGCGTGGCGGAAGCGACCAGCACCGAGGCCGGCGACGTCCAGGCTGTCGCGGTGACCGTGGAACGCGCCGACAATGCGCATGGCCCTGACGTCGGCGCCGGGGCGCCAGTTGTTGCCCGGGGCGGTACCGAGCCTGGCCAGGCCAACGGAGCGGCAACCGCCACACCGACGACGGACACCGCGAAGCAAGGCGATACCCCTTCGCTGCTCTCAGCGTTGCGGCTGGAGCGCGCGGCCATCCGCAAGATCGACACGTCGGCCTATCAATGCATTCGCGATATCGCGACACTGAAAGCCTGGGTCGCCGAAGCGCGGGAGGCTGGTGTCACCGCCTTCGACGTCAGGGCGACATCGGGCGATCCGATGCAGGCCGAACTGATCGGCATGGCGATAGCCACGGCGCCCGGCCGCGCCGGCTACATTCCCTTCGCCCACAAGAGTGGCAATGGTGACCTGCTCGGCGGCGGCGCGCTCGAAAACCAGATCCCGCTTCGCGAGGCGCTGGCGGTGCTGAAACCGCTGCTCGAGGACAAATCGGTCCTCAAGATCGCGCAGAACCTGAAATACGATCTGGTCATCATGAGCCGCTACGGCATCGATGTCGCGCCGTTCGACGACACGATGCTGATCTCCTACGTGCTCGATGCCGGCACCCCGCATGGTCACGGCATGGATGCGCTGGCCGAGAAATGGCTAGGCCATACCCCGCTCCAGCTCAAGGATGTGACCGGCTCCGGCAAAAGCTCTGTCGGTTTCGATCAGGTCGACATCGACAGAGCGACCACCCATGCCGCCGAAGACGCCGATGTGACGCTGCGGCTCTGGCTGGTGCTGAAGCCCCGGCTTGCCGCCAAGGGGCTGGTGTCGGTCTATGAGCGTCTCGAACGGCCGCTGGTGCCGGTGCTGGCGCGCATGGAACAGCGCGGCATCTCCGTCGACCGGCAGATCCTGTCCAGGCTGTCGGGCGAACTGGCGCAAGGTGCTGCCCGGCTCGAAGAGGAAATCTACCAGCTCATCGGCGAGCGCATCAACATCGGCTCGCCCAAGCAGCTCGGCGATATCTTGTTCGGCCGCATGGGCCTGCCCGGTGGTTCGAAAACCAAGACCGGGCAATGGTCGACATCGGCGCAGCTGCTGGAAGATCTTGCCGCCGAAGGCCACGAACTGCCGCGCAAGATCGTCGACTGGCGCCAGCTGACCAAGCTGAAATCGACCTATACCGATGCGCTGCCCGGCTTCATCCATCCGGACACCAGGCGCGTCCACACGTCCTACGCGCTCGCCGCGACGACGACGGGACGTCTGTCATCCTCCGACCCGAACCTGCAGAACATTCCGGTGCGCACGTCCGAAGGACGCAAGATCAGGACCGCCTTCATCGCCGACAAGGGCAACCGGCTGGTCTCGGCCGACTACAGCCAGATCGAACTGCGCGTGCTCGCCCATGTCGCCGAAATCCCACAATTGCGGCAGGCTTTCGCCGACGGCGCCGACATCCATGCCATCACCGCGTCGGAAATGTTCAACGTGCCCGTGGAGGGCATGCCCTCGGAAATACGCCGTCGCGCCAAGGCAATCAATTTCGGCATCATCTATGGCATCTCGGCCTTCGGCCTCGCCAACCAGCTGTCGATCCCGCGCGAGGAGGCCAGCAACTACATCAAGAAATACTTCGAGCGCTTCCCCGGCATCCGCGACTATATCGAGGAGACCAAGGCCTATGCCCGCGAGCACGGCTTCGTCGAAACGATCTTCGGCCGCCGCATCCATTATCCCGATATAAGATCGTCCAATCCCTCGCTCCGCGCCTTCAACGAACGCGCCTCGATCAACGCCCGCCTGCAAGGCACCGCCGCCGACATCATCCGTCGCGCCATGGTGCGCATGGAGGAGGCGCTGGACAAGGCGAAACTGTCGGCCCGCATGCTCCTGCAGGTGCATGACGAACTGATCTTCGAAACGGTCGAGGCCGAAGTCGAAGCGACGATCCCCGTCGTGCGCCACGTCATGGAGAACGCGGCGATGCCGGCGGTATCCATGTCGGTGCCGCTGCACGTCGATGCGCGAGCCGCGAACAACTGGGACGAGGCGCATTGA